A portion of the Blastochloris tepida genome contains these proteins:
- a CDS encoding YgaP family membrane protein, with protein MTANVGTIDRVLRALVGIGLIYFAVTTGTIWAWIGVVPLLTAIVGICPAYSMLGIKTCPAPRS; from the coding sequence ATGACGGCGAATGTTGGAACCATCGATCGCGTGCTGCGGGCTCTGGTCGGTATCGGCCTCATCTATTTTGCCGTCACCACCGGCACGATCTGGGCGTGGATCGGCGTGGTGCCGCTGCTGACCGCCATCGTCGGCATTTGCCCGGCCTATTCGATGCTGGGCATCAAGACCTGCCCGGCGCCGCGGTCCTGA
- a CDS encoding carboxymuconolactone decarboxylase family protein yields the protein MHKNWTAMTGELSVALKEVRGGAPDVMKGFSAIAQAALKANALDTKTKELIALAIAVATRCDACIAFHAEAAVKLGASRDEVMETMGMAIYMGAGPSVMYAAQAVEAYDQFAKKAAGTP from the coding sequence ATGCATAAGAACTGGACGGCGATGACGGGCGAACTGTCGGTCGCACTCAAGGAAGTGCGGGGCGGCGCGCCGGATGTGATGAAGGGCTTCTCGGCCATCGCGCAGGCCGCGCTCAAGGCCAACGCCCTCGACACCAAGACCAAGGAACTCATCGCGCTCGCCATCGCAGTGGCGACCCGCTGCGATGCCTGCATCGCCTTTCACGCCGAAGCCGCCGTCAAGCTCGGCGCCTCGCGCGACGAGGTGATGGAGACCATGGGCATGGCCATCTATATGGGCGCCGGCCCCAGCGTGATGTACGCCGCCCAGGCGGTGGAAGCCTACGATCAGTTCGCCAAGAAGGCCGCCGGCACGCCGTGA
- a CDS encoding YgaP family membrane protein: MTLDRFVMAFAGTMILLSLALSQLVSPWWLLLTAFVGFNLLQSSFTGFCPLAIVLKRFGVAPGAAF; encoded by the coding sequence ATGACGCTCGATCGATTTGTGATGGCGTTCGCAGGCACGATGATCCTGCTGAGCCTCGCTTTGTCCCAGCTTGTCAGCCCGTGGTGGCTGCTGCTCACCGCCTTCGTCGGCTTCAATCTGCTGCAATCGTCCTTCACCGGCTTCTGCCCGCTCGCCATCGTGCTGAAGCGGTTCGGCGTGGCGCCGGGCGCGGCGTTCTGA